A single region of the Undibacterium piscinae genome encodes:
- a CDS encoding glycosyltransferase family 4 protein, with the protein MMRVAFNATALLSPLTGIGQYSAHLAMGLAAHKDIEPEFFYGAFWGKEVRSAPLPAAASLLPWIRSKVPFSYALRRVIQNQRFSSHTRGGRFDIYHEPNILPLPFDGLTVVTVHDLSWIRFPQMHPPERVRAMDKYFESGLNRASMILTDSHFVKRELIDVFGVSPKRIRPIALGVESLFTPLTADATMPVLQQHSLIHGEYLLAVGTIEPRKNLQVALQAFMQLAPAIRKRYPLVLVGMKGWHTSELEQKIAPMIQSGEVRQLGYLSREDLAKVIAGALTLIYPSVYEGFGLPPLEAMACGVPVIAANVSSIPEVIGDTGLLIDDPHDVSALTEAIQNMVMDPKTRKDLSEKALTRSRLFTWDQCVTQTIDTYQKIRLAN; encoded by the coding sequence ATAATGCGTGTCGCGTTCAATGCAACAGCCCTTCTGTCACCACTTACTGGGATAGGACAATACAGCGCTCATTTGGCTATGGGATTGGCGGCGCATAAAGATATAGAACCCGAGTTTTTTTATGGCGCTTTCTGGGGCAAAGAAGTTCGCAGCGCGCCACTGCCGGCCGCAGCATCTTTACTACCTTGGATACGCAGTAAAGTACCATTTTCTTATGCGCTAAGACGCGTCATCCAGAACCAGCGCTTTTCATCTCATACTAGGGGTGGTCGCTTTGATATTTACCATGAACCAAACATCCTTCCCTTACCATTTGATGGTTTGACGGTTGTAACGGTGCATGATTTATCTTGGATACGCTTTCCTCAGATGCATCCTCCAGAGCGCGTACGGGCAATGGACAAGTATTTTGAGTCAGGACTGAATCGTGCTTCGATGATACTGACAGACTCTCACTTTGTAAAACGTGAGCTGATAGACGTTTTTGGTGTGTCCCCTAAGCGGATACGTCCTATTGCACTAGGCGTAGAGTCGTTGTTCACCCCTCTGACCGCGGATGCAACGATGCCAGTACTACAACAACACTCCTTAATCCATGGAGAGTATTTGCTCGCAGTAGGTACAATTGAGCCCAGAAAAAACCTGCAAGTGGCTTTACAGGCCTTCATGCAATTAGCTCCTGCGATACGCAAACGTTATCCGCTCGTATTGGTCGGAATGAAAGGTTGGCATACATCAGAACTGGAACAAAAAATTGCTCCAATGATACAATCTGGTGAAGTACGTCAATTGGGGTATCTATCACGCGAAGATCTTGCCAAAGTCATCGCGGGAGCATTAACCTTGATTTACCCTTCAGTTTATGAAGGTTTTGGGCTGCCACCACTTGAAGCTATGGCGTGTGGGGTACCTGTCATCGCCGCGAATGTCTCATCGATCCCCGAGGTAATAGGTGACACTGGTTTGCTAATAGACGATCCGCATGACGTATCTGCTTTAACAGAAGCAATTCAGAATATGGTAATGGATCCAAAAACCAGAAAAGACTTGTCTGAAAAGGCTTTAACTAGAAGCAGATTATTCACATGGGATCAATGTGTCACTCAAACAATCGATACGTACCAAAAAATACGTCTTGCCAACTAA
- a CDS encoding glycosyltransferase translates to MSTSVLHVYRTYFPDPPGGLQEAIRQIALSTGAQGVTNTIFTLSPQPEPSVLIRPEATVVRSRSWAAPASCDLGGTGAFTTFSRLAKQADVLHYLFPWPFADVLNATIRPDCPAVLTYISDVVRQRWLGAAYAPLMWKTMREMRVIVANSPAYAKTSPILSHPDIRDKVRIIPLGIEEDSYPKEGDDAIFDRLKLGTDEVFFLFIGVLRYYKGAHFLIQAAKNLKAKVIIAGSGPEGGALQSLATQIGAENVVFAGQVSDAEKVALIKNCRALVLPSHLRSEAYGMVLVEAAMFSRPMISCEIGTGTSYVNSHEETGFVVAPESTEQLTQAMNTLLADEGLANNLGKAARERYERLFSGPALGKAYAALFREVSIDNFAL, encoded by the coding sequence TTGAGTACATCAGTACTACATGTGTACCGTACCTATTTTCCCGACCCACCTGGAGGTTTGCAGGAGGCAATACGGCAGATTGCGCTATCAACTGGTGCACAAGGTGTCACGAATACGATATTTACGTTATCACCTCAACCTGAACCCAGTGTATTAATACGACCAGAGGCAACCGTGGTGCGCAGCCGCTCGTGGGCCGCGCCTGCGTCTTGCGATTTAGGTGGTACCGGAGCGTTTACAACATTTTCTCGCTTGGCAAAACAAGCTGATGTATTACATTACCTATTCCCCTGGCCATTCGCTGACGTATTGAATGCCACCATAAGACCTGATTGCCCGGCGGTCCTGACCTACATTTCTGATGTGGTACGCCAACGATGGTTAGGCGCAGCGTACGCGCCATTAATGTGGAAGACCATGCGTGAAATGCGCGTAATTGTAGCGAATTCTCCAGCGTATGCCAAAACCAGCCCGATTTTATCTCATCCAGATATTCGCGATAAAGTCAGAATTATCCCCTTAGGAATTGAAGAGGACTCCTACCCCAAAGAAGGTGACGATGCAATTTTCGACCGTCTAAAACTTGGGACAGATGAAGTTTTTTTCTTGTTTATAGGGGTATTGCGTTATTACAAAGGTGCGCATTTTCTGATCCAAGCAGCAAAAAACCTCAAGGCAAAAGTGATCATCGCAGGCTCGGGTCCCGAAGGCGGGGCTCTGCAATCACTGGCAACCCAAATCGGCGCTGAGAATGTAGTCTTTGCTGGACAAGTTAGCGATGCGGAAAAAGTTGCATTAATTAAGAACTGCCGGGCATTGGTACTGCCGTCACACTTACGCTCCGAAGCCTACGGAATGGTATTGGTGGAAGCGGCTATGTTTTCCCGCCCTATGATTTCTTGTGAAATCGGCACTGGTACTTCGTATGTGAATTCGCACGAAGAAACTGGCTTTGTAGTCGCTCCGGAATCTACAGAACAATTAACACAAGCAATGAATACGCTGTTAGCGGATGAAGGATTGGCAAACAATTTGGGAAAAGCGGCAAGAGAGCGTTACGAGCGACTTTTTTCCGGTCCTGCATTAGGCAAAGCCTATGCAGCGTTGTTTCGTGAAGTGTCCATTGACAATTTTGCTCTATAA
- a CDS encoding oligosaccharide flippase family protein, whose amino-acid sequence MILRFLGAQWIAVGFIGAVSFAISVLVARMLGPDQFGLYAIALSVGAIVAILADGGFAKLLQRERARSSATLTELLPKLPGLAYGHALLVILTLSFFSVILSPTYALTSLATIWFFGTVALNQFGLAILRGDGRLVRDASWQIGNRSFTAVCAALALLLGASHPWQVLMAQFIGASAFGFLVVRYLRVSPLFNLSPKVYQALLPFIWLDLATTLHLRVDMVLFQFLDLPKIEVGQYGVAYRLIDATLLLASPVGLILFRRFRQNVILPSKIIKEILPALIVATLIGMGLLFLLWLFSNELVALTYGPAYQGAGTLLLVLGGALVFLLPNGVLNQAALALGLERWFAISASIAALISIVGNLLLIPTYGIMAAAWMTVLTEAILGACLTAGIILQSRQLKEIKEE is encoded by the coding sequence ATGATATTGCGATTTTTGGGAGCACAGTGGATAGCCGTAGGTTTTATTGGCGCAGTATCTTTTGCCATAAGCGTCTTGGTCGCCCGTATGCTAGGCCCAGATCAGTTTGGTCTTTATGCGATCGCCTTATCAGTCGGTGCAATCGTCGCCATCTTGGCGGATGGCGGTTTTGCTAAGCTATTGCAACGTGAACGTGCACGATCAAGCGCTACATTAACCGAATTATTACCAAAATTACCGGGGCTGGCATATGGCCATGCGCTATTGGTCATACTTACTCTTTCATTTTTTTCGGTAATACTTTCCCCCACATATGCATTAACTTCGTTAGCCACCATCTGGTTCTTTGGTACTGTTGCGTTAAATCAATTTGGTCTGGCTATCTTAAGAGGCGATGGTCGTTTGGTGCGAGATGCTTCGTGGCAAATAGGTAATCGCAGTTTCACTGCAGTTTGCGCTGCTCTCGCATTATTACTAGGAGCGAGCCACCCATGGCAAGTATTAATGGCACAATTTATCGGTGCCAGCGCTTTTGGTTTTTTAGTCGTACGCTACCTTCGGGTTAGCCCTCTATTCAACTTATCACCAAAAGTTTACCAAGCGTTATTGCCGTTTATCTGGCTTGATTTAGCAACAACACTTCATTTAAGAGTAGATATGGTTCTTTTTCAATTTTTGGATTTACCAAAAATTGAGGTTGGCCAGTATGGAGTCGCTTACCGTCTAATTGATGCAACACTTTTACTCGCATCTCCAGTAGGTTTAATTTTATTCCGCCGCTTCCGGCAAAATGTCATTTTACCATCAAAAATCATTAAAGAAATATTGCCTGCTTTGATAGTAGCAACCTTAATTGGCATGGGGTTATTATTTCTACTATGGCTTTTTAGCAATGAACTTGTCGCCCTCACCTATGGCCCGGCATATCAAGGCGCAGGCACCTTACTTTTAGTTCTAGGTGGGGCACTTGTCTTTCTCTTACCAAATGGCGTGTTAAATCAAGCCGCCTTAGCGTTAGGACTAGAGCGATGGTTTGCGATTTCAGCATCAATCGCGGCATTAATAAGTATTGTTGGAAACCTGCTGTTAATTCCAACTTATGGCATCATGGCCGCCGCATGGATGACGGTACTAACTGAAGCAATACTGGGTGCATGTCTTACTGCGGGAATAATACTGCAGAGCAGACAATTAAAAGAAATTAAAGAGGAGTAG